A single genomic interval of Zobellia nedashkovskayae harbors:
- a CDS encoding universal stress protein: protein MKKIIIPTDFSANAQKAIDYALLLFKNETCTFYILHAYHDAPSAPGSKMTFQEDLNKLVKVLQAQNTTYNHRFEAILETDSVFSLTKRTVFSEKADYIFVGTKGLSSLREAFIGTNTLQLIRDITNCPIISVPSVYTINSLKEIVFATDFKHTFKTEELAPIVQMALICNADLNIAHIKTEENLSDEQKINKEVLRNGLKGVKGHFFEIDLQDSVANTLVQIKKTNQNVGMLSILKTKHGFFQTLTRENIVKSIAFKTEVPFMVLPQIE, encoded by the coding sequence ATGAAAAAAATTATAATTCCTACCGATTTTTCAGCAAATGCACAAAAGGCTATTGATTATGCGCTCCTTCTTTTCAAAAATGAGACTTGCACATTCTATATCCTACATGCTTATCATGATGCGCCTTCTGCCCCAGGGTCTAAAATGACCTTTCAGGAAGATTTAAATAAACTTGTGAAAGTATTACAAGCTCAAAATACGACCTACAATCATCGTTTTGAGGCTATCCTTGAAACCGATTCAGTTTTTAGCTTGACCAAGCGTACTGTTTTTAGCGAGAAAGCAGATTATATCTTTGTAGGAACAAAAGGGCTGTCTTCGCTCCGCGAAGCTTTTATAGGGACCAATACGCTTCAGCTCATTAGAGATATTACTAATTGCCCTATAATCTCCGTACCCTCTGTCTATACTATTAATAGTCTAAAGGAAATTGTTTTTGCAACTGATTTCAAACATACCTTCAAAACTGAAGAGCTTGCCCCTATTGTCCAAATGGCCCTAATCTGTAATGCCGATCTGAACATAGCTCATATTAAAACCGAAGAAAACTTGAGTGACGAACAAAAAATAAACAAAGAAGTATTGAGAAACGGGCTCAAGGGAGTAAAAGGTCATTTTTTTGAAATTGATCTTCAAGATTCTGTAGCCAATACCTTGGTTCAAATAAAAAAAACAAATCAAAATGTAGGTATGCTATCCATTTTAAAGACCAAGCACGGTTTTTTTCAAACCTTAACACGTGAGAACATCGTAAAAAGTATCGCTTTTAAAACTGAGGTGCCATTTATGGTTTTGCCACAAATTGAATAA
- a CDS encoding arsenate reductase family protein: protein MGEIATSKRQITFYYSSKSMRAKQALAYAKAEGLPIEEIDLLKNKLTGTQILELAERLQLEVADLVNKEIAAYKKHFEQYSLSTDDWIKMIRYNPQIIKQPIALRGNKTILVKTPTDITKL, encoded by the coding sequence ATGGGGGAAATAGCTACATCAAAAAGACAGATTACATTTTACTATAGCTCAAAATCAATGCGGGCAAAACAAGCTTTGGCCTATGCTAAAGCAGAAGGGTTACCCATAGAAGAAATTGATCTTCTCAAAAATAAACTTACCGGAACACAAATCTTAGAACTAGCAGAACGACTACAATTAGAAGTGGCGGACTTGGTAAATAAAGAGATTGCAGCCTATAAAAAACACTTTGAGCAGTATAGTTTATCTACAGATGATTGGATAAAAATGATACGGTACAATCCTCAAATTATAAAACAACCTATTGCCCTACGTGGTAACAAGACCATTTTGGTCAAAACCCCTACAGATATAACTAAACTATAA